In a genomic window of Stakelama saccharophila:
- the trmFO gene encoding methylenetetrahydrofolate--tRNA-(uracil(54)-C(5))-methyltransferase (FADH(2)-oxidizing) TrmFO, translating to MIANFVNVSQSQPNHDIHIIGGGLAGSEAAWQLAQAGKRVRLSEMRGSGEMTPAHHTDRLAELVCSNSFRSDDAESNAVGLLHAEMRSLDSLIMAMGDKHKVPAGSALAVDRDGFAAGVTEALENHPNITLVREKIETLPPEGLTIVATGPLTAPGLAEAIGGATGAESLAFFDAIAPIVYRESIDFDMAWFQSRWNKGEGKDYINCPLDKDQYVAFVQGLIDGEKTEFKDWEKDTPYFDGCMPIEVMAERGIDTLRHGPMKPVGLDDPRTGRWPYAAVQLRQDNASGTLWNIVGFQTKLKYGAQVALFRTIPGLENAEFARLGGLHRNTFIRSPELLDSTLRLKARPNIRFAGQITGCEGYIESAAIGLIAGRFAAAEHDGALMMPPPPETALGALLGHITGGAVAETYQPMNVNFGLFPPITQRAKKAERKKLYTARAREALGDWLAA from the coding sequence ATGATCGCGAATTTTGTGAACGTAAGCCAATCCCAGCCGAATCACGACATCCACATCATTGGCGGCGGCCTTGCCGGGTCCGAAGCCGCGTGGCAGCTCGCCCAGGCCGGCAAGCGCGTGCGCCTGTCGGAAATGCGCGGGAGCGGCGAGATGACGCCGGCGCACCACACCGATCGTCTCGCCGAACTCGTCTGCTCCAACAGCTTCCGCTCCGACGATGCGGAAAGCAACGCCGTCGGGCTGCTTCATGCCGAGATGCGCAGCCTGGATTCGCTCATCATGGCGATGGGCGACAAGCACAAGGTTCCCGCCGGTTCCGCGCTCGCGGTCGATCGCGACGGCTTTGCGGCGGGCGTGACCGAAGCGCTGGAGAACCATCCCAACATCACGCTCGTGCGGGAAAAGATAGAGACGCTCCCGCCCGAGGGGCTCACCATCGTCGCCACCGGCCCTCTCACCGCCCCCGGTCTCGCCGAAGCGATCGGCGGTGCGACCGGCGCGGAAAGCCTCGCCTTCTTCGACGCCATTGCGCCCATCGTCTATCGGGAAAGCATCGATTTCGACATGGCCTGGTTCCAGTCGCGCTGGAACAAAGGTGAAGGCAAGGACTACATCAACTGCCCGCTCGACAAGGACCAGTATGTCGCCTTCGTGCAAGGGCTGATCGACGGCGAAAAGACCGAGTTCAAGGACTGGGAGAAGGACACCCCCTATTTCGACGGCTGCATGCCGATCGAGGTCATGGCCGAACGCGGGATCGATACGCTGCGCCACGGGCCGATGAAGCCGGTCGGGCTCGACGATCCGCGCACCGGGCGCTGGCCCTATGCCGCCGTGCAGCTTCGCCAGGATAACGCCAGCGGCACGCTCTGGAACATCGTCGGTTTCCAGACCAAGCTGAAATATGGCGCGCAGGTGGCGCTGTTCCGCACCATTCCGGGGCTGGAGAATGCCGAATTCGCGCGGCTAGGCGGGCTGCACCGCAATACCTTCATCCGCTCGCCCGAATTGCTCGATTCGACGCTGAGGCTCAAGGCGCGCCCGAACATCCGCTTCGCCGGGCAAATCACCGGCTGCGAGGGCTATATCGAAAGCGCCGCGATCGGCCTCATCGCCGGCCGCTTCGCCGCGGCGGAGCATGACGGTGCGCTGATGATGCCGCCGCCGCCCGAGACCGCGCTGGGTGCACTCCTCGGTCATATCACCGGCGGTGCGGTAGCCGAAACCTATCAGCCGATGAACGTCAATTTCGGCCTGTTCCCGCCCATCACCCAGCGAGCGAAAAAGGCGGAGCGCAAGAAACTCTACACCGCCCGCGCCCGCGAAGCGCTGGGCGACTGGCTCGCGGCCTGA
- a CDS encoding lysoplasmalogenase family protein: MRILWGAGLIAGASYCLAAWFGWAGPWVTVWKGAGVGLLAAWATARARTVDDGLLALMLVFYATGDVLLDVVGLAIGAIAFLIGHLFAIALFLRNGRARPSGSQRLLGRLLGPLTVVIAVALVWRTGSEMAAGIYAGVLGVMAATAWLSRFPRYRTGVGAILFVASDLLIFARAGPLGETVVPTLLVWPLHFGGVALMVWGIRAVRRAPFPIFAGR, encoded by the coding sequence ATGCGGATTCTGTGGGGCGCCGGATTGATTGCGGGCGCGAGCTATTGCCTGGCGGCGTGGTTCGGCTGGGCCGGACCCTGGGTCACGGTGTGGAAAGGGGCGGGCGTCGGCCTGCTCGCGGCCTGGGCGACGGCGCGGGCGCGGACGGTCGATGACGGCCTGCTGGCGCTGATGCTCGTCTTTTATGCGACCGGCGACGTGCTGCTCGACGTGGTCGGACTGGCGATCGGCGCCATCGCATTCCTGATCGGCCATCTGTTCGCGATCGCGCTCTTCCTGCGCAATGGCCGCGCGCGGCCGAGCGGGAGCCAGAGGCTTCTCGGCCGCCTGCTGGGGCCGCTGACGGTGGTGATCGCCGTCGCGCTGGTGTGGCGTACCGGCAGCGAAATGGCGGCAGGCATTTATGCCGGCGTACTTGGTGTCATGGCGGCGACGGCGTGGCTGAGCCGCTTTCCCCGCTATCGAACGGGCGTCGGCGCGATATTGTTCGTGGCGTCCGACCTGCTGATCTTCGCGCGTGCCGGGCCGCTGGGCGAGACCGTCGTGCCGACGCTGCTGGTCTGGCCGCTCCATTTCGGCGGCGTCGCGTTGATGGTGTGGGGCATCCGGGCGGTACGTCGCGCACCCTTTCCAATCTTCGCCGGACGCTGA
- a CDS encoding DUF952 domain-containing protein, which produces MTPDAAYKVLTDEQMQALEADRFEGAEVDRRDGFIHLSTADQLTETVDRHFADQTDLWIAEVDLEILGKQVRWEESRGGDRFPHLYGKLRLDTIIAYSPLERDEDGRVKLPVAG; this is translated from the coding sequence ATGACCCCGGACGCGGCCTATAAGGTCCTGACCGACGAACAGATGCAGGCGCTGGAGGCCGACCGCTTCGAAGGCGCCGAGGTCGATCGGCGGGACGGCTTCATCCACCTGTCCACCGCCGATCAGCTCACCGAGACGGTCGACAGGCATTTCGCCGACCAGACCGACCTTTGGATCGCTGAGGTCGATCTAGAAATATTGGGCAAGCAGGTCCGCTGGGAGGAATCACGCGGCGGCGACCGCTTTCCGCATCTCTACGGCAAGCTGCGGCTCGACACGATCATCGCCTACAGCCCGCTGGAACGCGACGAGGACGGCCGCGTGAAATTACCGGTCGCCGGCTGA
- the gyrA gene encoding DNA gyrase subunit A, protein MTDETVLADPSDISPVSIVDEMKASYLDYAMSVIVSRALPDVRDGLKPVHRRILYSASENGFYYNRPYRKSARIVGDVIGKYHPHGDTAIYDALARMTQDWSMRVPLIDGQGNFGSMDPDPPAAMRYTEARLAKSANELLTDLDKDTVDFQDNYDSSETEPQVLPARFPNLLVNGAGGIAVGMATNVPPHNLGEVMNACLAIVDAKTGGEVVTDEALLEIVPGPDFPTGAMMLGRSGARSAYMTGRGSVMLRSRYDVEARGDRRSIVLTEIPYQVGKAGLVEKIADAAKEKRIEGVADIRDESNREGVRIVIELKRDATPEVVLNQLWRHTPAQSSFAANMLAIRGGRPELLNLREILEAFIDFREQVITRRSKFELAKARDRAHVLLGLVIAVTNLDEVVKIIRGSASPADARAALLAREWPVAEIAGYIRLVEAVEHEVEGDTYTLSETQVRAILDLRLHRLTALGRDEIGDELAKLAESITELLEILGNRAKLYEVMRGELVAVRDEFATPRRTEITAAADGIEDEDLIEREDMVVTVTMQGYIKRTPLATFRAQKRGGKGRAGMQTKDEDAITNLFVTSTHTPVLFFSTAGKVYRKKVWRLPEGGPATRGRPMVNLLPLEKDETISTVLSLPEDEAEWANLHVMFATAGGTVRRNSMDAFTNVPSNGKIAMRFDDDSDDRLISVKLLTETDDVLLATRDGKAIRFAATDVREFQSRTATGVRGIRLLGDDQVISMSVLRGFASSTEERDAYLRAAPWKEGEREVTLSPERMAEFERDEEFILTVTANGFGKRTSAYEYRRTGRGGQGITNIVMSDRNGPVVASFPAHNGEQLMLVTDQAKLIRTTVGDIRIAGRNTQGVTIFRVAENEHVVSAARIDEEEEPENEAEELVAQERAGQAPSDDQDDSIRVDDGTGPETLDERVDESGSEEEE, encoded by the coding sequence TTGACCGACGAGACCGTGCTCGCCGACCCATCGGACATTTCCCCCGTCAGCATCGTCGACGAGATGAAGGCGAGCTATCTCGATTATGCCATGTCGGTGATCGTCAGCCGCGCGCTACCGGATGTCCGCGACGGCCTGAAGCCCGTCCACCGCCGCATCCTCTATTCGGCGAGCGAGAACGGCTTTTATTACAACCGGCCCTATCGCAAGTCGGCGCGCATCGTCGGTGACGTGATCGGTAAATACCACCCGCACGGCGACACCGCGATCTACGACGCGCTCGCGCGCATGACGCAGGACTGGTCGATGCGCGTGCCGCTGATCGACGGCCAGGGCAATTTCGGATCGATGGACCCCGATCCGCCGGCGGCGATGCGCTACACCGAAGCGCGCCTCGCGAAATCGGCGAACGAGCTGCTGACCGATCTCGACAAGGACACGGTCGATTTCCAGGACAATTACGACAGTTCGGAAACCGAGCCGCAGGTGCTGCCGGCGCGCTTTCCCAACCTGCTCGTCAATGGCGCCGGCGGCATCGCGGTCGGCATGGCGACCAACGTTCCGCCGCACAATCTGGGCGAGGTGATGAATGCCTGCCTGGCGATCGTCGACGCCAAGACCGGCGGCGAAGTGGTGACCGACGAGGCGTTGCTGGAAATCGTCCCCGGCCCGGACTTCCCCACCGGCGCGATGATGCTGGGCCGGTCGGGCGCGCGTTCGGCCTATATGACCGGCCGCGGCTCTGTGATGCTGCGCTCGCGCTATGATGTGGAAGCGCGCGGCGACCGGCGTTCGATCGTCCTTACCGAGATCCCGTACCAGGTCGGCAAGGCCGGTCTGGTCGAAAAGATCGCCGACGCCGCCAAGGAAAAGCGGATCGAGGGCGTCGCCGACATTCGCGACGAATCGAACCGCGAAGGCGTGCGCATCGTCATCGAGCTGAAGCGCGACGCCACGCCCGAGGTCGTCCTCAACCAGCTCTGGCGCCACACGCCGGCGCAGTCGAGCTTCGCCGCCAACATGCTGGCGATCCGCGGCGGCCGCCCCGAACTGCTCAACCTGCGCGAAATCCTCGAAGCGTTCATCGACTTCCGTGAACAGGTCATCACCCGCCGCTCGAAGTTCGAACTCGCCAAGGCCCGCGACCGCGCCCATGTGTTGCTCGGCCTTGTCATCGCCGTCACCAATCTCGACGAGGTGGTGAAGATCATCCGCGGTTCGGCGTCGCCGGCGGACGCCCGCGCCGCGCTGCTCGCGCGCGAATGGCCGGTCGCGGAAATCGCCGGCTATATCCGCCTGGTCGAAGCGGTCGAGCATGAGGTCGAGGGCGACACCTATACGCTGTCCGAAACACAGGTCCGCGCGATTCTCGACCTGCGCCTGCACCGCCTGACCGCGCTCGGCCGCGACGAGATCGGCGACGAACTCGCCAAACTCGCCGAATCGATCACCGAACTGCTCGAAATCCTCGGCAACCGCGCCAAGCTCTATGAAGTCATGCGCGGCGAGCTGGTCGCCGTGCGCGACGAATTCGCCACCCCGCGCAGGACCGAGATCACCGCCGCCGCCGACGGCATCGAGGACGAGGACCTGATCGAGCGCGAGGACATGGTCGTCACCGTGACCATGCAGGGCTATATCAAACGCACCCCGCTCGCGACCTTCCGCGCGCAGAAGCGCGGCGGCAAGGGGCGCGCGGGGATGCAGACCAAAGACGAGGACGCGATCACCAACCTGTTCGTCACCTCGACGCACACGCCGGTGCTGTTCTTCTCCACGGCCGGCAAGGTCTATCGCAAGAAGGTCTGGCGCCTTCCCGAAGGTGGCCCCGCAACCCGGGGGCGGCCGATGGTGAACCTGTTGCCGCTCGAAAAGGACGAAACCATCTCGACGGTCCTCTCGCTGCCCGAGGACGAGGCCGAATGGGCGAACCTGCACGTCATGTTCGCCACTGCGGGCGGAACCGTGCGCCGCAATTCGATGGATGCGTTCACCAACGTGCCCTCGAACGGAAAGATCGCGATGCGGTTCGACGACGACAGCGACGACCGGCTGATCAGCGTCAAGCTGCTGACTGAAACCGACGACGTGCTGCTCGCCACGCGCGACGGCAAGGCGATCCGCTTCGCCGCCACCGATGTCCGCGAATTCCAGAGCCGCACCGCGACCGGCGTGCGCGGCATCCGGTTGCTCGGCGACGATCAGGTCATTTCGATGTCGGTGCTGCGCGGCTTCGCATCCTCGACCGAGGAGCGCGACGCCTATCTGCGCGCCGCGCCGTGGAAGGAGGGCGAGCGCGAGGTCACGCTGTCGCCAGAGCGCATGGCCGAATTCGAGCGCGACGAGGAATTCATCCTCACCGTCACCGCCAACGGCTTCGGCAAGCGCACCAGCGCCTATGAATATCGCCGCACCGGCCGCGGCGGACAGGGCATCACCAACATCGTGATGTCGGATCGCAACGGCCCCGTGGTCGCCAGCTTCCCGGCGCATAACGGCGAACAGCTCATGCTCGTGACCGACCAGGCGAAGCTCATCCGCACCACCGTCGGCGACATCCGCATCGCCGGCCGCAACACCCAGGGCGTCACCATCTTCCGCGTCGCCGAGAACGAGCATGTCGTCTCCGCCGCACGCATCGATGAGGAAGAGGAACCCGAGAACGAGGCCGAGGAACTGGTTGCGCAGGAGCGGGCCGGACAGGCACCTTCGGACGATCAAGACGATTCGATTCGGGTGGACGACGGCACGGGGCCGGAAACACTTGACGAGCGCGTCGACGAATCTGGCTCAGAGGAGGAGGAATGA
- a CDS encoding SDR family NAD(P)-dependent oxidoreductase, which translates to MTGSAVIIGASGGIGRAFVAALEEEGAFAKIWQFARSFGGDRHLDLGDEASIAAAAQRVASGPAPMLVIVATGILHDDVHGPERALKDLDAGWLARQFAVNAIGPALVAKHFLPLLPRDGAPVFAALSARIGSISDNGMGGWYGYRASKAALNMLIRSAAIEAKRANNRSIVVGLHPGTVDTPLSEPFQANVAPGKLFEPDRAALQLLDVIDGLKPQDSGRLFAWDGEEIAP; encoded by the coding sequence ATGACCGGGTCGGCCGTCATCATTGGCGCTTCGGGCGGTATCGGCCGCGCCTTCGTCGCAGCGCTGGAGGAGGAAGGCGCCTTCGCGAAAATCTGGCAATTCGCCCGTTCCTTCGGCGGCGACCGGCATCTCGACCTGGGCGACGAGGCGAGCATTGCCGCCGCCGCGCAGCGCGTGGCATCGGGACCGGCCCCCATGCTCGTCATCGTCGCCACCGGTATCCTGCACGACGACGTGCACGGGCCGGAGCGTGCGCTGAAAGACCTCGACGCCGGATGGCTGGCTCGGCAATTCGCCGTCAACGCCATCGGTCCGGCGCTCGTCGCCAAACATTTCCTGCCCCTGCTGCCGCGCGACGGCGCGCCCGTCTTCGCCGCGCTCTCCGCCCGGATCGGCAGCATTTCCGACAATGGGATGGGCGGCTGGTACGGCTACCGCGCATCCAAGGCGGCGCTCAACATGCTGATCCGCTCCGCGGCGATCGAGGCGAAGCGCGCGAACAATCGCTCGATCGTCGTCGGCCTCCATCCCGGCACGGTGGACACGCCGCTGTCCGAACCGTTCCAGGCCAATGTCGCGCCCGGCAAGCTGTTCGAACCGGATCGCGCGGCCCTCCAGCTCCTCGACGTCATCGACGGCCTGAAGCCGCAGGATTCGGGCAGGCTGTTCGCGTGGGACGGCGAGGAAATCGCCCCCTGA
- the yaaA gene encoding peroxide stress protein YaaA: MIVTLSPAKTLDYSSALPDIAPTRPRFREDADKLAAAAARLGAKKLGGLMKISDKLAKLNAERFREFADAPERPALFAFAGDVYTGLEVATLDAPAIDFAQDHVRILSGLYGLLRPHDEIRPYRLEMGTRWAPGRVKDIYHYWDDRIANALADDVRAEGSDTVLNLASNEYWHAVKGRLPAGIRVVDVDFREPGPDGPRIVSFHAKKARGMMARWLCEHRVRDVEAMKQFDSAGYRYDAGTSTDDHWQFLRA; encoded by the coding sequence ATGATCGTCACCCTTTCTCCTGCCAAGACGCTCGATTACAGCAGCGCCCTGCCCGATATCGCGCCGACCCGGCCGCGCTTCCGCGAAGATGCGGACAAGCTCGCTGCCGCTGCCGCCAGGCTGGGAGCGAAGAAGCTCGGCGGCCTGATGAAGATTTCGGACAAGCTGGCGAAGCTGAATGCCGAACGTTTCCGCGAATTCGCCGACGCGCCGGAGCGCCCCGCCCTGTTCGCCTTTGCCGGCGATGTCTATACCGGGTTGGAGGTGGCGACGCTCGACGCGCCGGCGATCGACTTCGCACAGGATCACGTCCGCATCCTGTCCGGCCTGTACGGCCTGCTGCGTCCGCACGACGAAATCCGGCCCTATCGCCTGGAAATGGGCACCCGCTGGGCGCCGGGCCGGGTGAAGGACATCTATCATTATTGGGACGATAGGATCGCAAACGCGCTGGCGGACGACGTTCGCGCGGAAGGATCGGACACGGTCCTCAATCTCGCCAGCAACGAATATTGGCACGCGGTGAAAGGCCGGCTGCCGGCCGGCATTCGCGTGGTCGACGTGGATTTCCGCGAACCCGGCCCGGACGGGCCGCGCATCGTCAGCTTCCATGCCAAGAAGGCGCGCGGCATGATGGCGCGCTGGCTTTGCGAACACCGCGTGCGCGACGTGGAAGCGATGAAGCAATTCGACAGCGCCGGCTATCGCTACGACGCCGGGACCAGCACCGACGATCATTGGCAATTCCTGCGCGCATGA
- a CDS encoding tetratricopeptide repeat protein, protein MKFASKAALAVALATGMALPVIATPADAAVKQDKDEQKEAPLQVGKEFREAAVAAQTALQSGDTATAKTQIQTAASLAKTPDEKYFLASLQLPLAARENDEAMMKTALDALLASDRVQQADRAKYNFYRAQIALNEDDNAAAITYLNKSKQLGYSNPEMPLMLARAQIDSGQIQPGLQSLDEAIAAEKAAGKEVPESQYKFGWSQAYKAKDMAAATKWLMRWIDAYPTAENWRQGLVVYRDAISPSAGGLDKPARLDFFRLMRASDALAGDSDYTEYADLTNRMGLPYETIAVIDQGRADGKISSSSSALNQLYTEAKGAVKNDKSLDALRKEAMASAKGNLAAQTADAYLADGQPATAVELYNTALQKGGVEADVINTRLGIAYAKAGQTAQAEQAFAKVNGTGVRGDIADLWELWLDNRSGAAAGAGTMAGASATTGTTAATQPTGN, encoded by the coding sequence ATGAAATTCGCTTCCAAGGCCGCACTGGCCGTTGCGCTTGCGACCGGTATGGCGTTGCCGGTCATCGCGACCCCGGCCGACGCCGCCGTCAAACAGGACAAAGACGAACAGAAAGAGGCTCCGCTGCAGGTCGGCAAGGAGTTCCGTGAGGCTGCCGTAGCCGCGCAGACGGCGCTGCAGTCAGGCGATACCGCCACGGCCAAGACACAGATTCAGACCGCCGCGTCGCTCGCCAAGACACCGGACGAGAAATATTTCCTCGCTTCGCTTCAGCTCCCACTCGCCGCGCGGGAAAATGACGAAGCGATGATGAAGACCGCGCTCGACGCGCTGCTGGCCAGCGACCGCGTCCAGCAGGCCGACCGCGCGAAATACAATTTCTATCGCGCGCAGATCGCCCTCAACGAGGACGACAACGCGGCCGCGATCACCTATCTCAACAAGTCGAAACAGCTCGGCTATTCCAACCCGGAAATGCCCCTGATGCTGGCGCGCGCGCAGATCGACAGCGGCCAGATCCAGCCCGGGCTGCAATCGTTGGACGAGGCGATCGCCGCGGAGAAGGCCGCCGGCAAGGAAGTGCCCGAATCGCAGTACAAGTTCGGCTGGTCGCAGGCCTATAAGGCCAAGGACATGGCTGCCGCGACGAAATGGCTGATGCGCTGGATCGATGCGTATCCGACCGCGGAGAACTGGCGCCAGGGCCTTGTCGTCTATCGCGACGCCATCTCGCCGTCGGCCGGCGGGCTGGACAAGCCGGCGCGGCTCGACTTCTTCCGCCTGATGCGGGCGAGCGACGCGCTGGCCGGTGACAGCGACTATACCGAATATGCCGATCTGACCAACCGGATGGGACTGCCCTATGAAACGATCGCGGTGATCGATCAGGGCCGCGCCGACGGCAAGATCTCGTCCAGTTCGTCGGCGTTGAACCAGCTATATACCGAGGCCAAGGGCGCGGTGAAGAACGACAAGTCGCTGGATGCGCTCAGGAAGGAAGCCATGGCTTCCGCCAAGGGCAACCTGGCCGCGCAGACGGCCGATGCCTATCTGGCCGACGGTCAGCCCGCCACGGCGGTTGAACTCTACAATACCGCATTGCAGAAGGGCGGCGTCGAAGCCGATGTGATCAACACGCGCCTGGGCATCGCCTATGCCAAGGCCGGACAGACGGCGCAGGCGGAACAGGCCTTTGCCAAGGTGAACGGCACCGGCGTGCGCGGCGACATCGCCGATCTGTGGGAGCTTTGGCTCGATAACCGGTCGGGCGCGGCGGCGGGCGCCGGCACGATGGCGGGTGCTTCGGCAACGACGGGCACCACGGCGGCGACCCAGCCCACCGGCAACTGA
- a CDS encoding Lrp/AsnC family transcriptional regulator, with product MAFDRIDRQIMALLQEDGRMTNVELAERVGLTAPPCLRRVRALEEEGAIHGYHAQLDPLALGYTITVFALVSLRSQAESDLDAFEDHVAEIPEVRECHMLNGEIDFILKIVAADLKSFQELLTTRLTTAPNVTSVKTSLTIRTSKQLPGIPVRD from the coding sequence ATGGCGTTTGACCGGATCGACCGGCAGATCATGGCGCTCCTGCAGGAGGACGGCCGTATGACCAACGTCGAACTGGCGGAACGGGTGGGACTTACGGCGCCGCCATGCCTGCGGCGTGTCCGCGCGCTGGAGGAAGAGGGCGCGATCCACGGTTACCATGCCCAGCTCGACCCGCTCGCACTCGGTTACACCATCACCGTATTCGCGCTGGTCAGCCTGCGCAGCCAGGCGGAAAGCGATCTCGACGCCTTCGAGGACCATGTCGCCGAAATTCCCGAAGTCCGCGAATGTCACATGCTGAATGGTGAAATCGATTTCATCCTCAAGATCGTGGCGGCGGACCTGAAAAGCTTTCAGGAACTGCTGACCACCCGCCTCACCACCGCGCCGAACGTCACCAGCGTGAAGACGTCGCTCACCATCCGCACCTCGAAGCAACTTCCTGGTATCCCGGTCCGCGACTGA
- a CDS encoding histidine kinase dimerization/phospho-acceptor domain-containing protein, which translates to MRFDDSLETVLAGDASTNPGRQSLWLQLVDLIGRRKAAPTDEALSRLTALRDSVPLPVRAASARALELADPPASLVAILATDNPAVAGPVLHHARLSDAEWRQLLPQLPSVGRAILRGRKDLSSAVRRALDSFGSADFVLDDAREATQAGGAATGATDSATVAPPAPERTASFASVGAITSDLPIVAEARRQGGDAAAGPARVAGRGGPEHGPFTIPEVMARIQAYQQRREAGATQAPPSPDADVADPERFTFACDAAGVVYAVDGIEPSTLVGLSLALAGPSGMSRVDAAAAGAFRSRSPFANARLVIEGRAACAGDWLISATPAFDPHNGRFTGYRGSGRRPRRDERAETPRKDVAAAQSLRQLVHELRTPAGAITGFAEMIEQQLFGAVAEPYRRMARDILTDARELLGVIEDLDLAARIEVQSLELAAEQVSLTPLLIRIVTDLEPLAVMRSARIALPDADYRVAGDSQAIERLFARLLATLVASASNEAIAIEAHAEDDRILITFDRPSSLRGYPGQADAVDEEYCDDHALLGIDFALRLARNLARELGGNLSFGDRCLTLQLPSAEDRRVDEAQKN; encoded by the coding sequence TTGCGGTTCGACGACAGCCTGGAAACGGTTCTGGCAGGCGATGCTTCCACCAATCCGGGGCGGCAGTCGCTGTGGCTGCAATTGGTCGACCTGATTGGTCGGCGCAAGGCCGCGCCGACGGATGAGGCGCTTTCCCGGCTGACCGCCTTGCGCGATTCGGTGCCGCTGCCGGTGCGCGCGGCGAGCGCACGGGCGCTGGAATTGGCCGATCCGCCGGCATCGCTGGTGGCGATTCTCGCGACCGACAATCCCGCCGTGGCGGGTCCGGTGTTGCACCATGCGCGGTTGAGCGACGCCGAGTGGCGCCAGTTGCTGCCGCAACTGCCATCGGTGGGACGCGCGATCCTGCGCGGGCGGAAGGACCTGTCGAGCGCGGTGCGTCGTGCCCTGGACAGTTTCGGCTCAGCCGACTTCGTGCTCGACGACGCACGGGAAGCGACGCAGGCAGGCGGCGCGGCGACAGGAGCCACCGATTCCGCGACGGTTGCGCCGCCGGCGCCGGAGCGCACCGCCTCCTTCGCTTCGGTCGGCGCGATCACCTCCGACCTCCCCATCGTCGCCGAAGCACGGCGACAGGGTGGCGATGCCGCCGCCGGTCCGGCAAGAGTCGCGGGGCGCGGCGGGCCGGAACATGGGCCGTTTACCATTCCCGAAGTTATGGCCCGGATCCAGGCCTATCAGCAGCGGCGCGAAGCCGGCGCGACGCAGGCCCCGCCGTCGCCCGACGCAGATGTCGCGGATCCCGAACGGTTCACCTTCGCCTGCGATGCCGCGGGCGTCGTCTATGCCGTTGACGGGATCGAGCCGTCGACGCTGGTGGGGCTGTCGCTGGCGCTTGCGGGCCCGTCGGGAATGTCGCGGGTCGATGCGGCGGCCGCGGGCGCGTTTCGCAGCCGGTCGCCCTTCGCCAATGCGCGCCTGGTGATCGAGGGGCGGGCGGCCTGTGCCGGTGACTGGCTGATCTCCGCGACGCCGGCCTTCGATCCGCATAACGGCCGGTTCACGGGCTATCGCGGCAGCGGCCGGCGGCCGCGCCGCGACGAGCGGGCGGAAACGCCGCGCAAGGACGTCGCCGCGGCGCAGTCGCTGCGCCAACTCGTGCACGAACTCCGCACGCCCGCGGGCGCCATCACCGGCTTTGCCGAGATGATCGAGCAGCAACTGTTCGGCGCCGTGGCCGAACCCTATCGCCGCATGGCGCGGGACATCCTGACCGATGCGCGGGAATTGCTGGGGGTCATCGAGGATCTCGACCTCGCCGCGCGGATCGAGGTGCAGTCGCTGGAATTGGCGGCGGAACAGGTGTCGCTCACGCCGCTTCTGATCCGGATCGTCACCGATCTGGAGCCGCTGGCCGTCATGCGATCGGCGCGGATCGCACTACCCGACGCGGATTACCGTGTCGCGGGGGATTCGCAGGCGATCGAGCGCCTTTTCGCGCGCCTGCTGGCCACCCTCGTCGCGTCGGCCAGCAACGAGGCGATCGCCATCGAGGCGCATGCCGAGGACGACCGGATCCTCATCACGTTCGACCGCCCGTCGAGCCTGCGCGGCTATCCAGGCCAGGCCGACGCGGTGGACGAGGAATATTGCGACGACCATGCCCTGCTCGGCATCGATTTCGCATTGCGCCTGGCGCGCAATCTGGCGCGTGAACTCGGCGGCAACCTGTCGTTCGGCGATCGCTGCTTGACTTTGCAACTGCCGAGCGCGGAGGATCGCAGGGTGGACGAGGCGCAGAAGAACTGA